In Pseudomonas deceptionensis, a single window of DNA contains:
- a CDS encoding DUF1780 domain-containing protein yields MDDSDYLRLLTIQAEQANAFLSNARKWERERWVCQRLLQGLNIPYHTEDFTQAGQEPPDVLFGDARFEVFFVLDEGRRLNDEWREELQRRRSAYSLSQLVRREARPKRIPASKLLQRLGPTLHKKANNYKERDIDLGQLDIIAFSSLKREVLDLNSHFPPPTEYLRQGWRSLSLVGPTFARVLFAQPDAPDFLRNNLGRSIIFDVGISL; encoded by the coding sequence ATGGACGACTCAGATTATTTACGCCTGCTCACCATTCAGGCCGAACAGGCCAATGCCTTTTTATCCAATGCCCGCAAATGGGAGCGTGAGCGTTGGGTCTGCCAGCGCCTGCTGCAAGGCCTGAACATCCCGTATCACACCGAAGACTTCACCCAGGCGGGGCAAGAGCCGCCGGATGTGTTGTTCGGCGACGCGCGCTTTGAGGTGTTCTTTGTGCTCGATGAAGGCCGACGCCTTAACGACGAATGGCGCGAAGAGCTGCAGCGTCGTCGCAGCGCCTACTCCCTGAGCCAGCTGGTACGCCGCGAAGCACGGCCCAAGCGGATTCCGGCGAGCAAGCTGTTGCAGCGTTTAGGCCCCACCCTGCACAAAAAAGCCAACAACTATAAAGAACGCGATATCGACTTGGGGCAACTGGACATCATTGCGTTTTCCAGCCTCAAGCGCGAAGTACTGGACCTCAACAGCCACTTTCCGCCGCCTACCGAATACCTGCGCCAGGGCTGGCGCTCGCTGTCGCTGGTAGGGCCGACGTTTGCCCGTGTGCTGTTTGCGCAACCCGATGCACCGGACTTCCTGCGCAATAACCTGGGGCGCAGCATTATTTTCGATGTCGGTATCAGCCTGTGA
- a CDS encoding energy-coupling factor ABC transporter permease: MIGAEVLSTQTQVIGWLLYAPVVLWAIWRAPWVELFADTRRQHLLFGTVFSLFLLWLVRRDFDSGVSYHFIGLTVVTLLLDWPLAIVGALVAQVGLVVLGRQDLAAMGVNGVLLIVLPIAVTECCARMVERAQPRNPFVYIFCSGFFAAALAALLCVLAVLGVLWLDGLFVMPEWLEDFVGYLWLIIFPEAFINGMLVTALVVFCPEWLETFNRTRYLAAPWKDDGPNQG, translated from the coding sequence ATGATCGGGGCCGAGGTGTTATCCACACAAACGCAGGTAATCGGCTGGCTGCTCTATGCCCCTGTTGTGCTGTGGGCGATCTGGCGAGCGCCCTGGGTTGAACTGTTTGCCGACACACGGCGCCAGCACTTGCTGTTCGGTACGGTGTTCTCGTTATTTTTGCTGTGGCTGGTGCGGCGCGACTTTGACAGCGGCGTGTCTTATCACTTTATTGGCCTGACCGTAGTCACCTTGCTGCTCGATTGGCCGCTGGCGATTGTGGGTGCGCTTGTTGCCCAGGTCGGGCTGGTGGTGCTGGGGCGTCAGGATCTTGCCGCGATGGGCGTCAATGGCGTGTTGCTGATTGTGTTGCCGATCGCCGTCACCGAATGCTGTGCGCGCATGGTCGAGCGGGCGCAGCCGCGAAATCCCTTCGTGTATATCTTTTGCTCGGGCTTCTTTGCGGCAGCCCTGGCCGCGCTGCTGTGTGTGCTGGCGGTACTGGGCGTGTTGTGGCTGGACGGGTTGTTCGTAATGCCGGAGTGGCTGGAAGACTTTGTGGGCTATCTGTGGCTGATCATCTTTCCCGAAGCGTTTATCAACGGGATGCTGGTCACAGCACTGGTGGTGTTTTGCCCTGAGTGGCTGGAAACCTTCAACCGCACGCGCTACCTGGCTGCGCCGTGGAAGGATGACGGGCCCAACCAGGGCTGA
- the yacG gene encoding DNA gyrase inhibitor YacG — MTKPMTVDCPTCGTAVQWDTSNAFRPFCSDRCKLIDLGAWASEEHKIPVSPDAEDDLFSEDLPERFH; from the coding sequence ATGACCAAACCTATGACCGTAGACTGCCCGACCTGCGGCACAGCCGTGCAGTGGGATACCAGCAACGCTTTCCGGCCTTTTTGCTCTGACCGCTGCAAATTGATCGATCTGGGTGCCTGGGCATCGGAAGAGCACAAGATTCCGGTCAGCCCGGATGCTGAAGACGATTTGTTCTCCGAGGATTTGCCCGAGCGCTTCCATTAA
- the coaE gene encoding dephospho-CoA kinase (Dephospho-CoA kinase (CoaE) performs the final step in coenzyme A biosynthesis.), whose protein sequence is MTAPSTPWILGLTGGIGSGKSAAAEHFCALGVHVVDADHAARWVVEPGRPALAKIAEHFGNDVLQADGQLNRGALRNLIFTDPEQRRWLEALLHPLIREEIASNLAQAQSPYAILVSPLLIESGQYTTTQRVLVIDAPQALQIQRTLARDNTSEQQVLAILKAQASREERLRHADDVLVNDNDLKALQTEVERLHHFYLTLRGGQP, encoded by the coding sequence ATGACTGCACCTTCCACTCCCTGGATTCTCGGGCTGACCGGCGGCATCGGAAGCGGTAAAAGCGCCGCTGCCGAACATTTTTGCGCGCTCGGCGTGCACGTGGTGGACGCCGATCATGCGGCACGCTGGGTCGTCGAACCAGGGCGCCCGGCACTGGCCAAAATTGCCGAGCACTTTGGCAATGATGTGCTGCAAGCCGATGGTCAGCTCAATCGCGGCGCTTTGCGCAACCTGATCTTTACCGACCCCGAGCAACGCCGCTGGCTTGAAGCCCTGCTGCACCCGCTGATTCGTGAAGAGATCGCGAGCAACCTGGCCCAGGCACAATCGCCTTACGCCATTTTGGTCTCTCCGCTGCTGATCGAGTCCGGGCAGTACACGACAACCCAGCGCGTGCTGGTGATCGATGCCCCGCAAGCCCTGCAGATTCAACGCACCCTGGCGCGCGACAACACCAGCGAGCAGCAAGTACTGGCCATTCTCAAGGCACAGGCCAGCCGCGAAGAACGCCTTCGCCACGCTGACGATGTGTTGGTCAATGACAACGATTTAAAAGCGCTGCAGACTGAAGTCGAGCGCCTGCATCACTTCTATTTAACTTTGCGTGGAGGCCAACCATGA
- a CDS encoding prepilin peptidase — translation MIDLFNHHPDAFIACALILGLLVGSFLNVLAWRLPKMLEQDWQAQARELLDLPAPAQSPVYNLLLPRSHCPKCQHSLRPWENIPLLSYLLLRGKCSHCKSAIGPRYPLTELACGLLSAFVAWHLGFGAQAGWMLVLTWGLLAICLIDAEHQIVPDMLVFPLLWLGLLLNSFEVFTTLPQAVWGAALGYASLWSVFWIFKLITGKDGMGHGDFKLLAVLGAWGGMAILPLTIVLSSLLGAIVGLSLLALRRAQTSTPIPFAPYLAIAGWIALLWGGQITGFYWQISV, via the coding sequence ATGATTGACCTGTTTAACCATCACCCCGACGCTTTTATCGCCTGCGCCCTGATACTCGGCTTGCTGGTGGGCAGCTTTCTCAATGTGCTGGCGTGGCGCTTGCCAAAAATGCTCGAACAGGACTGGCAGGCACAGGCCCGCGAGCTGCTGGACCTGCCCGCCCCCGCCCAAAGCCCTGTGTATAACTTGCTGCTGCCCCGCTCCCACTGCCCCAAGTGCCAGCACTCACTGCGGCCCTGGGAAAACATTCCGTTACTGAGCTATCTGCTCTTACGTGGCAAGTGCTCACACTGCAAAAGCGCTATCGGCCCGCGCTACCCCCTTACCGAACTGGCATGCGGGCTCTTGTCGGCTTTTGTCGCCTGGCATCTGGGGTTTGGCGCACAAGCGGGCTGGATGCTTGTGCTGACCTGGGGGTTGCTGGCTATTTGCCTGATCGATGCCGAACATCAAATCGTGCCCGACATGCTGGTCTTTCCCCTGCTCTGGCTCGGGTTGCTGCTGAACAGTTTCGAGGTGTTCACCACCCTGCCCCAGGCCGTGTGGGGCGCGGCGCTGGGTTATGCCAGCCTGTGGTCGGTGTTCTGGATATTCAAACTGATTACCGGCAAGGACGGCATGGGCCATGGTGATTTCAAGTTACTGGCCGTGCTCGGCGCTTGGGGCGGGATGGCGATTTTGCCGTTGACCATTGTGCTCTCCTCGCTATTGGGCGCGATTGTGGGCTTGAGCCTTCTGGCTTTGCGCCGCGCCCAGACGTCCACCCCGATCCCCTTTGCGCCGTATCTGGCAATTGCCGGCTGGATTGCATTGCTCTGGGGTGGTCAAATAACCGGCTTCTATTGGCAGATTTCGGTTTGA
- a CDS encoding type II secretion system F family protein yields the protein MATQAVKTSLYRWEGTDLKGAQISGQTTAASQAMVRVQLRRQGITVGKIRRHTNGQPPAGKSINALQITLFTRQLATLITAGVPLLQALQVIANGLEHPAMRQLVTGLQQDINAGTSLATALRKKPAHFDPLFCSLIEAGEQAGALDVLLQRVATYKEKTRALKKKIKKAMTYPIAVLLVALVVCTILLVEVVPQFQGIFRSFDAQLPEFTLWVISLSEVLQAYGVWGLLIFCCALVCLHHRYKYSAPLRNRVDRWLLKLPVMGNLLHLSAMARFARTLSTMIAAGVPLLEALNSVASATGNSLYKDAVLRVRQQVATGSQIHVAMGNVRVFPGMAIQMTAIGEESGTLDDMLDHVATYYESEVDTLVDNLTALMEPVIMAVLGVMVGGLVIAMYLPIFNLGRVI from the coding sequence ATGGCAACACAGGCCGTCAAAACCAGCCTTTATCGGTGGGAAGGCACTGACCTCAAGGGGGCTCAAATCAGCGGCCAGACCACGGCAGCCAGCCAGGCCATGGTCCGGGTTCAGCTACGCCGCCAAGGTATTACCGTTGGTAAAATCCGGCGCCATACGAACGGACAGCCTCCTGCCGGAAAATCCATCAACGCCCTGCAAATCACCCTGTTTACCCGCCAGCTGGCCACCTTGATCACCGCCGGCGTTCCACTGCTGCAAGCTCTGCAAGTGATTGCCAACGGTCTGGAGCATCCGGCAATGCGCCAGCTGGTAACCGGGCTCCAGCAGGACATCAACGCCGGTACCAGCCTGGCAACAGCACTGCGTAAAAAGCCGGCACATTTCGACCCACTGTTTTGCAGCCTCATAGAAGCAGGCGAGCAGGCAGGTGCCCTGGATGTGTTATTGCAACGGGTGGCGACCTACAAGGAAAAAACCCGGGCCCTGAAAAAGAAGATCAAAAAAGCCATGACCTACCCCATCGCCGTGCTGCTGGTGGCATTGGTGGTGTGCACGATTTTATTGGTTGAAGTGGTGCCGCAGTTTCAGGGCATCTTCCGCTCATTCGACGCACAGCTTCCTGAGTTCACTTTGTGGGTAATCAGCCTGTCAGAGGTACTTCAAGCTTACGGCGTGTGGGGGCTGCTGATCTTTTGCTGCGCCCTTGTTTGCCTGCACCATCGTTACAAGTACTCTGCCCCGTTGCGCAACCGGGTTGATCGATGGTTATTGAAACTGCCCGTAATGGGTAACCTGCTGCACTTGTCCGCCATGGCCCGCTTTGCCCGCACGCTGTCGACCATGATCGCTGCCGGTGTGCCGCTGCTTGAAGCGCTGAACTCGGTGGCCAGCGCCACGGGCAATAGCCTGTACAAAGACGCGGTGCTGCGAGTCAGGCAACAGGTAGCAACCGGCAGCCAGATCCATGTAGCCATGGGTAATGTCCGCGTGTTTCCGGGCATGGCCATTCAGATGACCGCCATTGGCGAGGAATCCGGCACACTGGACGATATGCTTGACCACGTTGCCACCTATTATGAAAGCGAGGTCGACACCCTGGTCGACAACCTGACAGCGCTGATGGAGCCGGTGATCATGGCGGTACTTGGAGTCATGGTTGGCGGGCTGGTCATCGCCATGTATTTACCGATTTTCAACCTGGGCCGAGTGATCTGA
- a CDS encoding pilin: MKQQKGFTLIELMIVVAIIGLIASFAFPAYNDHVMKTRFAEVNTIANTYKTAVALCLSESNDLTVCDAGTHGIPAPAEPTDNLAAGMTVIDGVITMAGTQAAGGWVSVLVPTLNGSTLTWTQNGTCLASGACK; encoded by the coding sequence GTGAAACAACAAAAAGGCTTCACCCTGATCGAATTGATGATTGTGGTGGCAATCATTGGTCTGATCGCTTCATTTGCATTTCCGGCTTACAACGACCATGTCATGAAGACCCGTTTTGCCGAAGTGAACACGATCGCCAACACCTACAAGACCGCTGTCGCCCTGTGCTTGAGCGAGAGCAACGATCTGACGGTCTGCGATGCAGGCACCCACGGCATTCCGGCCCCGGCGGAACCGACGGACAACCTGGCGGCAGGCATGACGGTGATCGATGGCGTCATAACCATGGCTGGCACTCAGGCCGCAGGCGGCTGGGTCAGCGTGCTAGTGCCAACGTTGAATGGCAGTACGCTGACCTGGACCCAAAACGGCACATGCCTGGCCAGTGGTGCCTGTAAATAG
- a CDS encoding tyrosine-type recombinase/integrase — translation MSLTALQVKNAAPRERDYGLADGGGLFLWIRTVGGKSWRLRFRLDGKQSHISLGTIDKVTLAQARQLASDARQLVAQGRHPGVERKATRAQAAISRANTFKSLALEWHQHKSPRWSAGYADDVTEAFELDIFPHVGSFPLAEIKPMQWLQVFRRIESRGALEKLRKVRQRCQEVYRFAIATGRADYNPIADIGGALQTPISRHYPFLPISEIPALIRSFQACSGHDVVKIATRLLILTGVRTAELRGAPWSEFDLDKALWLIPAVRMKMRRAHLIPLCKQAVAALRELESITGGYTLALPGRNDPAKPMSEAAINQLLKRSGYDGRATGHGFRHTMSTTLHEQGYRSEWVETQLAHVDKNSIRGTYNHAQYLEGRREMLQWYADHLDILSCRATGASSESGESAYE, via the coding sequence ATGTCTTTGACGGCTTTGCAGGTAAAGAATGCTGCGCCGCGCGAGAGGGACTATGGCCTTGCCGACGGCGGTGGTCTCTTTCTATGGATTCGCACGGTGGGCGGTAAGTCTTGGCGTTTGCGATTCCGTCTCGATGGCAAGCAGTCGCACATTTCTCTTGGCACTATCGATAAGGTAACCCTCGCACAGGCGCGGCAGCTTGCTTCTGACGCTCGCCAGCTTGTGGCACAAGGGCGGCATCCTGGGGTCGAGCGTAAGGCTACGCGAGCCCAAGCCGCAATCTCTCGCGCCAATACGTTCAAGAGCCTTGCGCTGGAGTGGCATCAACATAAGTCGCCACGCTGGTCAGCAGGTTATGCTGATGACGTTACAGAAGCCTTTGAGTTAGATATTTTCCCCCATGTGGGAAGTTTCCCCTTAGCCGAAATCAAGCCCATGCAGTGGCTACAGGTTTTTCGCCGCATAGAGTCGCGAGGTGCTTTGGAGAAGCTGCGCAAGGTCCGGCAGCGCTGCCAGGAGGTCTACCGCTTCGCGATTGCCACTGGTCGCGCGGACTACAACCCAATCGCAGACATCGGAGGGGCTCTTCAAACCCCTATATCTCGACACTATCCCTTCTTGCCTATTTCAGAAATCCCGGCGCTCATACGCAGTTTTCAAGCTTGCTCTGGCCATGACGTAGTTAAGATCGCAACCCGCCTGCTAATTCTCACTGGAGTGCGCACGGCTGAGCTCAGAGGCGCACCTTGGTCGGAGTTTGATCTCGACAAGGCGCTGTGGCTGATCCCAGCTGTGCGTATGAAGATGCGCCGCGCCCATCTGATACCGCTCTGTAAACAGGCAGTAGCTGCACTGCGTGAGTTGGAAAGCATTACTGGTGGTTACACGCTTGCACTACCTGGTCGTAATGATCCGGCAAAACCCATGAGCGAGGCCGCCATCAACCAACTGCTCAAGCGCTCCGGTTACGACGGTCGTGCTACGGGTCATGGATTCCGTCACACGATGTCTACCACTCTGCATGAGCAGGGATACCGCAGTGAGTGGGTCGAAACTCAATTGGCGCATGTGGATAAGAACAGTATTCGCGGTACCTACAACCATGCCCAGTATCTGGAGGGGAGGCGCGAGATGCTTCAGTGGTATGCCGACCATTTAGATATTTTGTCATGCCGCGCTACCGGAGCATCCTCTGAAAGTGGGGAGAGCGCGTATGAATGA
- a CDS encoding helix-turn-helix transcriptional regulator has protein sequence MATQFASPLLLRLPNVCAQVGLSKSQIYRLIRAGEFPAGISLGANSVAWPSEQVNAWVAEKISASTR, from the coding sequence ATGGCTACTCAATTCGCCTCACCTTTACTGCTTCGCCTTCCTAATGTCTGTGCCCAAGTGGGGCTGAGCAAATCGCAAATTTATCGGCTTATTCGGGCGGGCGAGTTTCCCGCTGGGATTTCTCTCGGAGCGAATTCTGTAGCATGGCCTTCTGAGCAAGTTAATGCTTGGGTTGCTGAAAAAATCAGTGCATCCACTCGTTAA
- the trfA gene encoding plasmid replication initiator TrfA, with protein MPISPRTSAILARHVKRSCTKPRDVEAAHIRSVLPNWSDSVRRVPNLVLRSALFSAMGKDPRPYVVQLEIHSQGGISIMYTGVLLDQLDLDVWEAVLHIARFQELGAECRITAYQLLKVLGKTDSGKNRKVLSGQLSRITATALQLRVGDYAYEGSLIDEIYRDHGARSKSYVIRLNPKLLKLFEGDQFTDVDWSIRQELRGKPIAKWLHGFYASHANPFRLKIETLHRLCGSRAKSLDDFKTDLVKALDSLARASNAAGQPFSYAIEGALVRVKTTPSSSQRRHLANKC; from the coding sequence ATGCCAATTTCTCCCCGTACCTCTGCCATACTAGCAAGGCATGTAAAACGCTCTTGTACAAAGCCGAGAGATGTTGAGGCGGCACATATTCGTAGTGTACTACCGAACTGGTCAGACTCGGTTCGGCGCGTGCCGAACCTTGTTCTTCGTTCAGCGCTATTTAGTGCAATGGGCAAAGATCCACGCCCATATGTGGTGCAACTTGAAATCCATTCACAAGGTGGCATCAGCATCATGTACACAGGAGTTTTGCTTGATCAGCTTGATTTGGATGTATGGGAGGCAGTGCTGCATATTGCGCGCTTTCAGGAGCTCGGCGCTGAATGCAGGATAACAGCCTATCAACTACTGAAAGTACTCGGTAAAACTGATTCTGGGAAAAATCGTAAAGTCCTTAGTGGGCAACTTAGTCGAATTACGGCGACCGCACTACAGCTAAGAGTCGGTGACTATGCATATGAGGGAAGCCTGATTGATGAGATATATCGTGATCACGGCGCTCGTAGTAAAAGTTATGTGATTCGACTAAATCCAAAACTCCTTAAATTATTTGAGGGCGACCAGTTCACTGATGTTGATTGGTCTATTCGTCAGGAACTGCGTGGAAAACCAATTGCGAAGTGGTTGCATGGTTTCTATGCATCCCATGCCAATCCATTTCGTTTAAAAATCGAAACTCTGCACCGACTATGTGGGAGTAGAGCCAAATCTCTAGATGACTTCAAGACGGATCTGGTCAAAGCGCTCGATTCCTTGGCACGAGCAAGCAACGCCGCAGGTCAGCCCTTCAGCTATGCAATTGAGGGTGCCTTGGTGCGAGTCAAAACTACTCCGAGCTCTTCGCAGCGTCGACATCTAGCCAATAAGTGCTGA
- a CDS encoding phage integrase N-terminal domain-containing protein produces the protein MAGWKSSLASVLKEHNGIKASDGTIASHETQHKRSTVLYQAFTDLREMGYKLDSVSQLKGRHVEALTRHWLSRELSSSTLQNRLSTLRTFTSWIGKEGMVESTERYFPNHEAARTSINTQDKSWEANGVSATQKLDDLRALDERVALQVELQLRFGLRVKESIMLRPHLADKGSYLAVSIGTKGGRDRTVPIDTPERRELIDRAKAYADRRTASTSDPSKSLKQALGHYSRIVAKAGLTKVQLGVTSHGLRHAFANERYTHYSGNSSPIEGGNLRSHNWELDRFARMAVVEELGHSREDVSTHYLGR, from the coding sequence ATGGCCGGATGGAAATCCTCACTGGCATCCGTGCTCAAAGAGCACAACGGCATTAAGGCCTCGGATGGGACAATTGCCAGTCATGAAACGCAGCACAAGCGCTCGACCGTGCTTTATCAGGCATTCACCGATCTGAGAGAAATGGGCTACAAGCTCGACAGTGTCAGTCAGCTCAAAGGCCGTCATGTGGAGGCGCTGACCCGACACTGGCTGAGCAGGGAGCTCTCCTCCTCGACCCTGCAAAACCGCCTCTCCACCCTAAGAACATTCACCTCCTGGATTGGCAAAGAAGGCATGGTGGAGAGCACCGAGCGTTATTTCCCGAACCATGAGGCCGCCAGAACTTCGATCAATACTCAGGACAAGAGTTGGGAGGCAAACGGAGTTAGCGCGACGCAAAAACTGGATGACCTACGCGCCCTGGATGAACGTGTAGCACTTCAGGTGGAGCTTCAGCTCCGGTTTGGTCTCAGGGTAAAGGAGTCGATCATGCTGCGCCCTCACCTGGCGGACAAGGGCAGCTACTTGGCTGTCAGCATCGGCACGAAAGGCGGGCGGGACCGCACGGTACCCATCGATACTCCTGAGCGCAGAGAGCTGATTGATAGAGCTAAGGCTTATGCAGATCGCCGTACCGCGAGCACTTCCGATCCAAGTAAGTCGTTGAAACAAGCGCTGGGCCACTACAGCCGTATTGTCGCCAAAGCTGGGCTGACCAAGGTTCAGCTTGGCGTTACCTCACATGGCCTGCGTCACGCCTTCGCCAATGAGCGTTATACCCACTACTCAGGTAACAGCTCACCGATTGAAGGAGGAAACCTCAGATCCCATAACTGGGAGTTGGATCGTTTTGCACGCATGGCGGTTGTCGAAGAATTGGGACACTCTCGTGAGGACGTGTCCACGCATTATCTCGGACGTTAG
- a CDS encoding DUF4175 domain-containing protein, with protein sequence MGRIFVGVTCVGAGFWLGSYRLVPLWAILVLAFIGAGLWLLAKWLERRETDR encoded by the coding sequence ATGGGGCGAATTTTTGTGGGTGTTACCTGCGTAGGCGCGGGCTTCTGGTTGGGCTCCTATCGTCTGGTGCCGTTGTGGGCGATCTTGGTGTTGGCCTTTATCGGAGCTGGCCTGTGGTTGCTGGCGAAATGGCTAGAGCGGCGGGAGACTGACCGATGA